One genomic segment of Blattabacterium sp. (Blaberus giganteus) includes these proteins:
- a CDS encoding aspartate aminotransferase family protein: protein MKLFDVYPILNIELSKSKGSYVFDVHGNMYLDFYGGHAVISIGHSHPYYVKAITEQIHKISYYSNSVYILQKKKLAYLLGNISGYEDYSLFVCNSGTESNENALKIASFHTGKKKIIAFKGSFHGRTSGSLSVTDNYKFISPFNTQHETIFLNYLDFDSLEEKLKNQDICAVITEGIQGVSGIIDPGLDFFYKIENLCKKYDTVLIIDEVQSGYGRTGSFFSHQLYPVKPDLITVAKGMGNGFPIGGVLIHPKFKPYYGMLGTTFGGNHLACAASIAVLEIIKQENLIENAKKMGKILLQKLRLIPEIKEIRGRGLMIGLEFDFPIQDLKNFLIYKEKVFVGTSNNPYVLRLLPPLNINENHIKSFLKKLKNALYSIDKKNGK from the coding sequence ATGAAATTATTTGACGTTTATCCTATTCTAAATATAGAATTAAGTAAGAGTAAAGGATCTTATGTTTTTGATGTGCATGGAAATATGTATTTAGATTTTTATGGAGGACATGCTGTGATTTCCATTGGACATTCACATCCATATTACGTAAAAGCTATAACAGAACAAATTCATAAAATATCATATTATTCTAATAGCGTTTATATTTTACAAAAAAAAAAATTAGCTTATCTACTTGGAAATATTTCAGGATATGAAGATTATTCATTGTTTGTATGTAATTCTGGTACGGAATCTAATGAAAATGCATTGAAAATAGCTTCTTTTCATACAGGAAAAAAAAAAATAATTGCTTTTAAAGGTTCTTTTCATGGAAGAACAAGTGGAAGTCTTTCGGTAACGGATAACTATAAATTTATATCCCCTTTTAATACTCAACATGAAACCATATTTTTAAATTATTTAGATTTTGATTCTTTAGAAGAGAAATTAAAAAATCAAGATATTTGTGCCGTAATTACTGAAGGGATCCAAGGGGTCTCTGGAATTATAGATCCTGGGTTAGATTTTTTTTATAAAATTGAAAATCTTTGTAAAAAATATGATACCGTATTGATTATAGATGAGGTTCAAAGTGGATATGGAAGAACAGGATCTTTTTTTTCTCATCAATTATATCCTGTAAAACCAGATTTAATTACTGTCGCTAAAGGTATGGGGAACGGATTTCCTATAGGAGGAGTGCTTATACATCCGAAATTTAAACCATATTATGGAATGTTAGGAACCACTTTTGGAGGAAATCATTTAGCTTGTGCAGCTAGTATTGCTGTATTGGAAATTATTAAACAAGAAAATTTAATTGAAAATGCAAAAAAAATGGGAAAGATCTTGTTACAAAAATTGCGTCTCATTCCTGAGATTAAAGAAATTAGAGGTAGGGGGCTCATGATAGGATTAGAATTTGATTTTCCCATTCAAGATTTGAAAAATTTTTTAATTTATAAAGAGAAAGTATTTGTTGGTACATCTAATAATCCATATGTTTTACGATTACTTCCTCCATTAAATATAAATGAAAATCACATAAAATCATTCCTTAAAAAATTAAAAAATGCCTTGTATAGTATAGATAAAAAAAATGGAAAATAA
- the ribB gene encoding 3,4-dihydroxy-2-butanone-4-phosphate synthase: protein MIFDFDQNFNRIEEAIQDIQNGKIIIVVDDNHRENEGDFIVAAEKITPKIVNFLITHGRGLVCVSLTKEKCDQLKLKMMVKNNTDPRKTAFTVSVDLRGYGVSTGISVSDRAKTILALVNEVKPEAFNKPGHIFPLCAKEGGVLARPGHTEAAIDITKIAGCIPGGVLVEILNKNGSMARLPQLIQIAKKFHMKIISIEDLIKYKMKYKNDSGLDGI, encoded by the coding sequence ATGATTTTTGATTTTGATCAAAATTTTAATAGAATAGAAGAGGCCATACAGGATATACAAAATGGAAAAATTATTATTGTAGTTGATGATAACCATCGTGAAAACGAAGGAGATTTCATAGTAGCTGCTGAAAAAATAACTCCTAAAATTGTAAATTTTCTCATTACTCATGGAAGAGGATTAGTTTGTGTTTCCTTAACAAAGGAAAAATGTGATCAATTAAAACTTAAAATGATGGTAAAAAATAACACAGATCCTAGAAAAACGGCTTTTACAGTTTCCGTAGATTTACGAGGATATGGTGTGAGCACTGGCATTTCTGTTTCAGATAGAGCCAAAACTATTCTAGCCCTAGTTAATGAAGTGAAACCAGAAGCATTCAATAAGCCAGGACATATATTTCCTCTTTGCGCAAAAGAAGGGGGTGTTTTAGCAAGACCTGGGCATACAGAAGCTGCAATTGATATAACTAAAATAGCAGGATGTATTCCTGGAGGAGTTTTGGTAGAAATATTGAATAAAAATGGATCTATGGCACGTCTCCCACAATTAATTCAAATTGCAAAAAAATTTCATATGAAAATTATATCCATAGAAGATCTTATTAAATATAAGATGAAATATAAAAATGATAGCGGTCTGGACGGGATTTGA
- the trxA gene encoding thioredoxin, whose translation MLQEINDGNFEKLISESKNPVMVDFWAPWCAPCRALSILLEEIFSEYHTKVSVFKLNVDNNPKISSKYGIRSIPTMIFFKNGKKKDLHIGILSKEDIRKKLDALIVT comes from the coding sequence ATGTTACAAGAAATAAACGATGGAAATTTTGAAAAGTTGATTTCCGAATCGAAAAACCCTGTTATGGTAGATTTTTGGGCTCCATGGTGTGCTCCATGTAGAGCTTTGTCTATTCTATTAGAAGAAATATTTTCTGAATATCATACAAAAGTATCAGTTTTTAAGTTGAATGTAGACAATAATCCGAAGATTTCTTCTAAATATGGAATACGGAGTATTCCTACTATGATTTTTTTTAAAAATGGGAAAAAAAAAGATCTCCATATTGGAATTCTTTCTAAAGAAGATATAAGAAAAAAATTAGACGCTTTAATTGTTACATAA
- the carB gene encoding carbamoyl-phosphate synthase (glutamine-hydrolyzing) large subunit, protein MKIEKVLILGSGALKIGEAGEFDYSGTQALKSLKEEGIYTILINPNIATVQTSKGIADKVYFLPLTLFFIKRVIDKERPQGILLSFGGQTALNCGIQLFKKGIIEKYQIQVLGTSIESIIHSEDRNLFRNRLTHINIKTAKSFVVYSMDDAISYSLEIGFPIIIRSAYTLGGLGSGFAKNVNDLKKIVSKAFSYSSQIVVEEYLEGWKEIEYEIVRDQYDNCIAVCNMENFDPIGIHTGESIVVAPSQTLTNSEYYNLRKLAIHIARDFHIVGECNVQFALNPSSEDYRVIEVNARLSRSSALASKATGYPLAFVAAKLSLGYGLNELKNSVTKNTSAFFEPALDYVVCKIPRWDLNKFYGVSNRIGSSMKSVGEVMAIGGSFEEALQKGIRMLDIGMQGFINIIKKKLKSVQLLKEYLKKPTDQRIFFLEEALEKGLSIKEIHYLTKIDPWFLYQLDNIFQTKKKIDRFDNFKDIPDELLRKAKKEGFSDIQIASIFFKKNRNHNISNLEQKIREHRKVKNIVPYVRQIDTLASEYPAHTNYLYLTYHAIQHDIIYEKDGRSVITLGSGVYRIGSSVEFDWCCVNALSTIHKESYRSIMINYNPETVSTDFDVCDRLYFEELTLERVLDIIELENPKGTIVSMGGQIPNNLVLKLYEKKVKILGTSPVSIDKVENRYKFSNAMDHLKIRQPRWKELSDFDAIFQFIKEVDFPILVRPSYVLSGADMNVISNQEELQHYLREKVSISSEYPLVITEFIKNAKEIEFDAVSQNGEVLYYAISEHVEFAGVHSGDATLVYPPHNLYLSTLKEIIRISEKISKHFNISGPFNIQFLSKNNEIKVIECNLRASRSFPFVSKVSHFNMIELATQVLLGKNINKIKPNFFITNFLGIKASQFSFSRLQDADPILGVDMASTGEVGCLGNTFDEALLKSMLSVGYTVPKKNILISGGPIESKLDLLEVVKLLHKKGYILFATEGTNNFLSQNGIPSIKVYWPNVKKYSNVIELIKNKKLDLIINIPKNLSKSELNNDYAIRRYAVDFNIPLLTNARLAKAFIQAFCNLSMDKLFIKAWDEY, encoded by the coding sequence ATGAAAATAGAGAAAGTACTCATCCTGGGATCAGGTGCATTAAAAATAGGAGAAGCTGGTGAATTTGATTATTCTGGAACACAAGCATTAAAATCTCTTAAAGAGGAGGGAATTTATACTATATTAATTAATCCAAATATTGCCACGGTTCAGACTTCTAAAGGAATTGCGGACAAAGTTTATTTCCTTCCTTTGACTTTATTTTTTATTAAACGTGTTATAGATAAGGAAAGACCACAAGGTATTTTATTATCTTTTGGAGGACAAACTGCATTAAATTGTGGAATTCAGCTTTTTAAAAAAGGTATTATAGAAAAATATCAAATTCAGGTTTTAGGTACTTCTATTGAATCTATTATTCACAGTGAAGATAGAAACTTATTCAGGAATAGGTTAACTCATATTAACATAAAAACGGCAAAAAGTTTTGTGGTTTATTCTATGGATGATGCCATTTCCTATTCTTTAGAAATAGGATTTCCTATTATTATTAGATCGGCTTATACTCTTGGAGGATTGGGAAGTGGTTTTGCTAAAAATGTTAATGATTTAAAGAAAATAGTAAGTAAGGCTTTTTCTTATTCTTCTCAAATTGTTGTAGAAGAATATTTGGAAGGATGGAAAGAAATTGAATATGAAATAGTTAGAGATCAATACGATAATTGTATTGCTGTGTGTAATATGGAAAACTTTGATCCCATAGGAATTCATACAGGAGAAAGTATTGTTGTTGCACCGTCGCAAACCTTAACAAATTCTGAATATTATAATTTAAGAAAATTAGCTATACATATAGCTAGAGATTTTCACATAGTAGGAGAATGTAATGTTCAATTTGCGTTAAATCCGAGTTCGGAAGATTATCGTGTTATTGAAGTTAATGCGCGTCTTTCTCGCTCTAGTGCTCTTGCTTCTAAAGCAACAGGTTATCCTTTAGCTTTTGTTGCAGCAAAATTATCTTTAGGATACGGATTGAACGAATTAAAAAATTCTGTAACTAAAAATACTTCTGCTTTTTTTGAACCTGCATTGGATTATGTAGTATGTAAAATTCCTAGATGGGATCTAAACAAATTTTACGGTGTTTCTAATAGGATTGGAAGTAGTATGAAAAGTGTAGGAGAAGTCATGGCTATTGGAGGTTCTTTTGAAGAAGCTTTGCAAAAAGGAATTCGTATGTTAGATATAGGGATGCAAGGATTCATTAATATTATTAAAAAAAAGTTGAAATCTGTTCAATTATTGAAAGAATATCTAAAAAAACCTACAGATCAAAGAATTTTCTTTTTAGAAGAGGCTTTAGAAAAAGGTCTTTCCATAAAAGAAATACATTATTTAACAAAGATTGATCCATGGTTTTTATACCAACTTGATAATATTTTTCAAACAAAAAAAAAGATAGATCGTTTTGATAATTTTAAAGATATACCGGATGAATTATTACGAAAAGCCAAAAAAGAAGGTTTTTCTGATATACAAATAGCTAGTATTTTTTTTAAAAAAAATAGAAATCACAATATTTCTAATTTAGAACAAAAAATAAGAGAACATAGAAAAGTAAAAAATATAGTTCCATATGTTCGACAAATTGATACTTTAGCTTCTGAATATCCCGCACATACAAATTATTTATATTTAACATATCATGCCATTCAACATGATATTATTTATGAGAAAGATGGAAGATCTGTTATTACACTAGGATCTGGAGTTTATAGAATTGGAAGTAGTGTAGAATTTGATTGGTGTTGTGTGAATGCATTGAGTACGATTCATAAAGAATCTTATAGATCCATAATGATAAATTATAATCCAGAAACGGTCAGCACTGATTTTGATGTATGTGATAGATTATATTTTGAGGAACTTACTTTAGAACGTGTATTAGATATTATAGAACTGGAAAACCCTAAAGGAACAATTGTATCTATGGGAGGACAAATCCCCAATAATTTAGTTTTAAAACTTTATGAAAAAAAGGTAAAAATTTTAGGGACTTCTCCTGTTTCCATAGACAAAGTGGAAAACAGATATAAATTTTCTAATGCGATGGATCATTTAAAAATTAGACAACCTAGATGGAAAGAATTATCCGATTTTGATGCTATTTTTCAATTTATAAAAGAAGTAGATTTTCCTATATTAGTTAGACCTTCTTATGTTCTTTCTGGAGCGGATATGAATGTGATTTCTAATCAAGAGGAATTGCAGCATTATCTTCGTGAAAAAGTGTCTATATCTTCTGAATATCCATTAGTTATTACAGAATTTATAAAAAATGCTAAAGAAATTGAATTCGATGCTGTTTCTCAAAATGGAGAAGTTTTATATTATGCTATATCAGAACATGTAGAATTTGCAGGAGTACATTCAGGAGATGCTACATTGGTATATCCTCCACATAATTTATATTTATCTACATTAAAAGAAATTATTCGCATATCTGAAAAAATATCCAAACATTTTAATATATCTGGTCCTTTCAATATTCAATTTTTATCCAAAAATAATGAAATAAAAGTCATTGAATGTAATTTGAGAGCATCCAGAAGTTTTCCTTTTGTATCAAAAGTATCTCATTTTAATATGATTGAATTGGCGACTCAAGTTCTTCTTGGAAAGAATATAAATAAAATAAAACCTAATTTTTTTATTACAAATTTTTTGGGAATAAAAGCTTCTCAATTTTCTTTTTCCCGTTTGCAAGATGCAGATCCTATTTTGGGGGTAGATATGGCTTCTACAGGAGAAGTTGGATGTTTAGGGAATACTTTTGATGAAGCGCTTTTAAAATCTATGCTTTCTGTGGGGTACACCGTTCCCAAAAAAAATATATTGATATCTGGAGGGCCTATTGAATCTAAATTAGATCTTTTAGAGGTTGTAAAACTTTTACATAAAAAAGGATATATATTATTTGCAACAGAAGGAACTAATAATTTTTTATCCCAGAATGGGATTCCTTCAATAAAAGTTTATTGGCCTAATGTCAAAAAATATTCAAATGTTATTGAGTTAATAAAAAATAAAAAATTGGATCTTATTATTAATATTCCAAAGAATCTCAGTAAATCAGAATTGAATAATGATTATGCTATTAGACGTTATGCCGTAGATTTTAATATTCCTTTACTCACTAATGCGCGTTTAGCAAAAGCTTTTATACAAGCATTTTGTAATTTATCTATGGATAAATTATTTATAAAAGCTTGGGATGAATATTGA
- a CDS encoding N-acetylornithine carbamoyltransferase, whose protein sequence is MKKFFSVEDVINVHDLIKDGLFLKKNPYDFQHIGKNKTIGLVFFNPSLRTRISCQKAASNLGCHTWVLDIHRDSWKIEMNDGSIMNLTQEHIKEAISVMSMYCDILAVRTFPNLVDKDYDYQEIIFNKILNYSKVPVVNMESATLHPLQSLADVMTIAEFTSFFRKRCKVVLTWAPHVKSLPHSVANSFSQWISKIEQIDFTITCPERYNLHKRFSNGAYTTHNQNKAFINADFIYAKNWSSYLDYGKILCQSSDWMITENKMKLTNQAKFMHCLPVRRNVVVEDAVLDSKYSIVLEQAKNRVYASQIIFLKMLESLS, encoded by the coding sequence ATGAAAAAATTTTTTAGTGTAGAAGATGTTATCAATGTCCATGATCTCATTAAAGATGGTCTTTTTTTAAAAAAAAATCCATATGACTTTCAACATATTGGAAAAAACAAAACAATAGGATTGGTTTTTTTTAATCCTAGTTTACGCACAAGAATTAGTTGTCAAAAAGCGGCTTCTAACTTAGGATGTCATACTTGGGTATTAGATATACATAGAGATTCTTGGAAAATTGAAATGAATGATGGAAGTATCATGAATCTTACACAAGAACATATTAAAGAGGCTATTTCTGTAATGAGTATGTATTGTGATATTCTTGCAGTAAGAACTTTTCCAAATCTTGTTGATAAAGATTATGATTATCAAGAAATTATTTTTAATAAAATATTGAATTATTCCAAAGTTCCAGTCGTGAATATGGAAAGTGCCACTTTGCATCCTTTACAGTCTTTGGCAGATGTTATGACTATTGCAGAATTTACATCTTTTTTTAGAAAGAGATGTAAAGTCGTATTAACTTGGGCCCCTCATGTAAAATCATTACCTCATTCCGTAGCGAATTCTTTTTCTCAATGGATATCAAAAATAGAACAGATAGATTTTACAATTACGTGTCCAGAAAGATACAATCTACATAAAAGATTTTCTAATGGAGCCTATACAACGCATAATCAAAACAAAGCATTTATAAATGCAGATTTTATTTATGCTAAAAATTGGAGCAGTTATTTAGATTATGGAAAAATACTTTGTCAAAGTTCAGATTGGATGATTACTGAAAATAAAATGAAACTAACGAATCAAGCTAAATTTATGCATTGTTTGCCTGTAAGGAGAAATGTGGTAGTGGAAGATGCGGTTTTAGACAGTAAATATTCCATTGTATTGGAACAAGCAAAAAATAGAGTTTATGCTTCGCAAATAATTTTTTTAAAAATGTTAGAATCTTTATCATGA
- a CDS encoding M20 family metallo-hydrolase: MSIVNLQILKKEAIQLLIQIINTPSISKQENKVSILIEDYLHQYGFYVKRKFNNIWTENNNYSKKKDIQTILLNSHHDTVKPGKNWITDPFSATIKQEDQLIGLGSNDAGASVVSLISTFIYLSSLSELPYRLVLSITAEEEISGNLGVRSILPELGSINLGIVGEPTKMQVAIAEKGLIVLDCIAEGKTGHSARNTGINAIYIAIRDIEYLRSLSFDRKSDFLGFTTLNVTQIQGGIQHNVIPDICSFVIDIRTNELYENEELIDMIQKKIHSKMKLRSLHLNSSFINPMHPIVLKAKFIGINTYGSPTLSDQSTMPFSTIKMGVGDSVRSHTPNEYVLISEIMEGIDIYICLLKDFNF, from the coding sequence ATGTCTATAGTCAATTTGCAAATTTTAAAAAAAGAAGCCATACAACTTCTGATTCAGATAATCAATACGCCTTCTATATCTAAACAAGAAAATAAGGTTTCTATCCTGATAGAGGATTATCTCCATCAATATGGATTTTATGTTAAAAGAAAATTTAACAATATATGGACTGAAAATAACAATTATTCTAAAAAAAAAGACATACAAACCATATTATTAAATTCTCATCATGATACGGTAAAACCAGGAAAAAATTGGATAACAGATCCTTTTTCTGCTACCATAAAACAAGAAGATCAACTAATAGGATTAGGAAGTAATGATGCTGGAGCTTCTGTCGTTTCATTAATATCTACTTTTATATATTTAAGTAGTTTATCTGAATTGCCTTATAGATTAGTCCTATCCATTACTGCAGAGGAAGAAATATCTGGAAATTTAGGTGTAAGATCCATTTTACCTGAATTGGGATCTATAAATTTAGGAATTGTGGGAGAACCAACAAAAATGCAAGTAGCTATAGCTGAAAAAGGACTAATAGTTTTAGATTGTATAGCTGAAGGAAAGACAGGACATTCTGCGAGAAATACAGGAATCAACGCTATTTATATAGCTATAAGAGATATCGAATATTTAAGAAGTTTATCTTTCGATAGAAAATCTGATTTTCTTGGTTTTACTACTTTGAATGTAACTCAAATACAAGGAGGAATACAACATAATGTTATCCCTGATATTTGTTCTTTTGTTATAGATATTAGAACAAATGAGTTATATGAAAATGAGGAATTGATTGATATGATACAAAAAAAAATTCATTCTAAAATGAAACTGCGTTCTTTACATTTAAATTCATCTTTCATAAATCCTATGCATCCTATTGTTTTAAAGGCTAAATTTATAGGAATAAATACTTATGGATCTCCTACTCTTTCAGATCAAAGCACAATGCCTTTTTCTACTATTAAAATGGGAGTAGGAGATAGCGTACGTTCTCATACACCTAATGAATACGTTTTGATTTCAGAAATCATGGAGGGAATCGATATTTATATCTGTTTATTGAAAGATTTTAACTTTTGA
- the argB gene encoding acetylglutamate kinase — translation MKIHIVKIGGHLINDRKYLHDSLNAFCKLQGYKVLIHGGGRKADLISKKMGIYPKMIQGRRMTDKETLDIVVMTYAGIINKNIVALLQSYHCNALGLCGADGNCIKSYLRKIKNIDYGYVGDINLKSVNTYLIKFLLKNNIIPVLCSITHNGTGHLLNTNADTIAAYIAMSLASEKGCEVELHFCFEKKGVLRNVKDSESYFREINFHLFKKMKQNHTITNGMIPKLENAFFALQNGVSKVSIGLPNYLNDVKNKTMLCL, via the coding sequence ATGAAAATACATATAGTAAAAATTGGAGGTCATTTAATTAATGATCGTAAGTATCTTCATGATTCTTTGAATGCTTTTTGTAAATTACAAGGATATAAAGTCTTGATTCATGGAGGAGGAAGAAAAGCAGATTTGATTTCAAAAAAAATGGGTATTTACCCTAAAATGATACAAGGTAGAAGAATGACAGATAAAGAAACTTTGGATATAGTTGTTATGACTTATGCAGGAATAATCAATAAAAATATTGTAGCTCTATTACAATCTTATCATTGTAATGCTTTAGGATTATGTGGAGCAGATGGAAACTGCATTAAATCATATTTACGAAAAATTAAAAATATTGATTATGGATACGTAGGAGATATTAATCTAAAAAGTGTTAATACATATTTAATAAAATTTTTATTAAAAAACAATATCATTCCTGTATTATGTTCCATAACACATAACGGAACAGGTCATCTACTCAACACAAATGCAGATACAATAGCAGCTTATATAGCTATGTCTTTAGCTAGTGAAAAAGGTTGTGAAGTAGAGTTACATTTTTGTTTTGAAAAAAAAGGGGTTTTACGAAATGTGAAAGATTCGGAATCTTATTTTCGAGAAATAAATTTTCATTTATTTAAAAAAATGAAACAAAATCATACTATAACAAATGGGATGATACCTAAATTGGAAAATGCTTTTTTTGCATTACAAAATGGAGTCTCTAAGGTTAGTATAGGTCTACCTAACTATTTAAATGATGTTAAGAATAAAACTATGCTATGTCTATAG
- the carA gene encoding glutamine-hydrolyzing carbamoyl-phosphate synthase small subunit: MENKIKKAILVLEDGTRYEADHFGAPVSSSGEVVFNTAMTGYTESITDPSYKGQILTYTYPIIGNYGIPSSSYSEECIYSFYESDRIQVSGLIISYYSSRPYHWSMNQSLSDWLYENGIPGLYGVDTRFIAKKLRKNGGSMLGKILMKSENLPFYDPNQDNLSEKVSIQEKIIYGNGKYKILLVDFGLKNNILRCLLRRNCSIIRVPWNYDFTKEEYDGLVLSNGPGDPKIYKKPIHYLRIAMKKKQPIFGICLGNQLLGIAAGGETYKLKYAHRSHNQPVLSLITGKSFITSQNHGYVLDAKNISREWKVFFKNLNDDTCEGIIHNDRPFFSVQFHPEASSGPKDTEFLFDFFIDSIKKNK; this comes from the coding sequence ATGGAAAATAAAATAAAAAAAGCGATACTTGTATTAGAAGACGGAACTAGATATGAAGCGGATCATTTTGGAGCACCAGTATCTTCTTCTGGAGAAGTTGTATTTAATACAGCAATGACCGGTTATACTGAAAGTATAACAGACCCTTCTTACAAAGGACAAATATTGACTTATACTTATCCTATAATAGGAAATTATGGAATTCCATCTTCTTCTTATAGTGAAGAATGTATTTATTCATTTTATGAATCCGATAGAATTCAAGTATCTGGACTTATTATTTCTTATTATTCTAGTCGTCCGTATCATTGGAGTATGAATCAATCTTTATCGGATTGGTTGTATGAAAATGGAATTCCTGGATTGTATGGTGTAGATACTAGATTTATTGCAAAAAAACTTAGAAAAAATGGAGGATCTATGTTAGGTAAAATTTTGATGAAAAGTGAAAATCTTCCTTTTTATGATCCAAATCAGGATAATCTTTCTGAAAAAGTATCAATACAAGAAAAAATTATATATGGAAATGGAAAATACAAAATATTACTTGTAGATTTTGGGTTAAAGAATAATATATTACGTTGTTTATTACGAAGAAATTGTTCTATTATCAGAGTCCCATGGAATTATGATTTTACGAAAGAAGAATATGATGGATTGGTTCTTTCTAATGGACCTGGGGATCCTAAGATTTATAAAAAACCGATACATTATCTTCGTATAGCTATGAAAAAAAAACAACCTATATTTGGCATATGTTTAGGAAATCAACTTTTGGGTATAGCAGCAGGAGGCGAGACGTATAAATTGAAATATGCACATAGAAGTCATAATCAACCAGTTTTGTCATTAATAACAGGAAAAAGTTTTATTACATCACAAAATCATGGATATGTTTTGGATGCGAAAAATATTTCTAGAGAATGGAAAGTATTTTTTAAAAATTTAAATGATGATACTTGTGAAGGGATCATTCATAATGATAGACCTTTTTTTTCGGTGCAATTTCATCCAGAAGCTTCAAGTGGACCTAAAGATACCGAATTTTTATTCGATTTTTTTATAGATTCAATTAAAAAAAATAAATAA